CAGCTGGCCTCCAGCCAGCAGGCCATTCGGAAGACCCTATTGCCTCCCCTTGGATCTCCCGTGGGCTCGTTGATCGTTTGGCCGGCGGCCAAGCCGAGCCTTGGATCGGATTCGAACGCCCTAAGGAGCTCCTCAAGGTAACCATCCGATAAGACGACATCGGCATCGATCTTGGCCAAGTAATCGAAGCCCCTTAGATCGACCGATGCCACAGCGTAATTGAAGGCCTCGGCGATCGGGATCCCGTGTGCCCGTGCCTTCCCTCCCTTGGCCCGGGGCCGCCTCAGGACCCTAATGGCTTCATGACGATTGGCGTAGGATCGGGCCAAGTCATAGGTCCCATCGATGCTCCCATCATCGACGACTATTATCGAAAGGCCCGGCGCGGATTGGGCCAATAGGGCGTCGAGGCATTTGGCCAAGTAGGGGCGCTCATCCTTGGCGCAGATTATGGCCAATATTCTCGGGGGCCCCGAGCCCACGGCGCCCAAGCTTTCCGACGCCAAGGCGGATCGCCGGAGGCTCGCCCCGAGGCGATGGATTCGGAAGTCCATTAACTACGGCACCCGGATAGTCTTAAGGCCCCGTTCATATCCAAGTAGCGCTTGGCGAGGTTCGCGTATGCATCTCTGGCCCTTCCGCGGATGGGGCTTCCCCTCCGAAATTAGAGCGTATAAGGCGCCCGCCCAGCTCCAGAGCGCTTCCCATCCCGCGGAAACAGCCATATCGTAATCCCCCTCCGCGCCCCATTGGTCCTCGAGCTGAAGAGGAGGGTTTGGCGCGCCCGATGCCTCCCCGAACTCGTCCATGAATCGCTTGAGCTGCTCGAACTGCTTCATGAGTCTCGACATTCGATCCCTCGGGCGTTGGCGCCCGGGATCCTCTCCCCCCGGGCCTTAAAAAGCTCGAGCGGGCTCGGGGCCAAGCTAAAATTGGGGAGTGGCAGAGCTGAAAGCGCAAATGGTGCCGATAGCGATTGGGATGCCCGTTTACAACAGGGCCAAGACCTTGCCGAGGGTCCTCGATTCGATACTCGAGCTCGATTACGATAGGCGCAAGCTCAGGCTGATATTCGTCGACAATCGCTCATCTGATGGGAGCTTCGAGCTCTTGGAGGAGTTCGGGTCGAGATGGAGGGGGGGCTTCGAGGCGATATTGATCGTGAGGGAGCGGGGGAATATACCATTCGCTAGGAACCGATGCATAGACCTCATGGGAGGGGCTGTGGCCCTCCTCTTCCTAGACAGCGACGTGGTCCTCAAGCCTTGGGCCCTCAAGCGAATGCTCGAGCTGATGGAGGGGGCGGATATAACGTCGCTCCAATACGGCCCCCCGCCCCGGGGGCGGAAGAGGGGCCCCAAATACGTGAGCGACGTGGGCATGGGTTGTACGCTCATCAAGCGTGAGGTCTTCAACGCCATAGGACGATTCGATGAAGGTTTGCCCGTGGGCGAGGACACGGATTTCTGCCTAAGGGCCGTCGAGGCGGGCTTCAGGATAATCCTCGACGATTCGGAGTCGCTGGAGCACTTGGGTAGGGGGGAAACGGGCCCCTTGGGCCTCTTGGCCGGATCCGCAAGGAAGAGGGCCGTTTATGCGAGGCTGCTGTCCCGGAGGGTCTATAGGAGGAGGTTCGCGCTATACTCCTTCTTAGACCTTTGCCTCCCTTTATCGGCTCTCGCCTCACCGGCCTTCGCAATTCCCATAACGGCGTATTTCGCCCTCCAATTGGCGAAATCGAGGAGTCCGGGCTGGGCTTTGGCATCAACCGCAAACGCCTTGATATTGCCGCCCCTCGCTTTGATCGGGCTTTTGGAATCCCGAAGGGCCGGCCCCGCTGGGAGTAGGGGAGGAGCGAGGCCGCGGGGCGACTAGGGAGGGGCTTGGGATGTATTGTCCGCCGGTCCTCGCGCTGGTCCCGACGAGGGATGGGGGGAGGTACATAGGGGCCGCCATAAGATCCCTATGCGATCAGACGGTTAGGCCGAGGATATTGGTCATTGACGATGCCTCGAGGGACGATACGCCGAGGATCTTGGAATCCTTCGGGGAGCGGATAGAGGTCCTCCGCCTCAGCCACGATCTCCCGCGCGATTTCCGAAGGATCCCCTCGGTAGTGAACGAGGGCCTGAAGAGGAGGAGGGGTGAGCCATATATTATGATCGCGCACGATGATTGCACCTATCCGCCCGGATACATAGAGGCGATCCTATCGGAGTTCTCGAGGGATCCGAGCCTAGTGGTGGCATCGGGCGGGATCAAGGGCGCGGCCGGCCGGGATAAGGCCCCAGTCGGCGCGGGCCGGATCATAAGAGCGGATTTCCTCGACGAGGTCGGGGGGCGGTTCCCCGAGAACGATGCCTGGGAGAGCTGGCTGCTATTCAAAGCCCTGCGGGCCGGGAGGCGGATCGCCTGCCTCGATTGGATAGAGTTCGATCACAACCGCCCCTACGGCCGCGGATCCCTTTGGGCCTCCGGCCGCGGCCTTTACGAGCTCGGTTATCCCTTCTCATTCGTCCTAGCGCGCTCCCTGAAGACGCTCCTCATCGGCGATTATCCACTGGCCTCGAGGTGGCACATCCTCTATACGCCATTGGGATATTTGGAGATGTGGCTCAAGGGGAGGCCCCGGATCGATGACCCGGACCTGATGGAGTTCGTGCGGGAGGTTCATCGCGGAAGGCTGAGGCGCTTCCCGATGAAGCTGTTGCGGCGGATTCTCCTGCGCCGCGCTGGCGAAGCGCCGGGAGCATAAATACGTCTTGAGCCAGTACAGGATAGCGGAGAAATTGAGGCGGAAGGAATATGTTGTGGCGCTGGCGAAGGCCCTGCGGGAGTACGGGTTCAGGCTGGAGGCGGGATAGCCATCATTCCGCCAGGCCCCCTAGGCCGAGGACGAGGAGTATCGGGGCGAGGCTCGCCCCGTGGGAATGATCGCTTATAAGGCCAAGGGATCCCCGAAGGAGCGAAAGGACGGCGGGGCTCGCGATGGGAGGCATAAGGCTCTATTACTCGGGCATCGTTGTCTTCGGGGCCAGGCTATTCAGCGCCCTCACGGGCCTCGCCTTCACGCTCATCGTAACCAGGAACTTGGCCGTCGCCGATTTCGGCGTATGGCAATATTTGAGCGCCCTCTTCTCCTATTTCGCCTTCCCGGCCAGCCTCCTCACATTCTGGGCAACGAGGCTATACGCCAGGGGCCATGAGGTCGGGAGGACGGCCCTTTTGGGCAATGTCGCCCTTTCAATGCCCTTCGCGATCGCCTTTCTGATCGCGGCCGGGCCGGCATCGGGCATAATAGCAGCCGATCGGGCCTACTTCTACATTCTGGCCCTTCAGTTCCCGCTCTACTATGCGGCCGTTATGCTCGATGCTCTGGCGACCGGCCGGAGGCCCCATCTGGTCGGCTATGGGATAATCGCCTTCGAGGCGGCGAAGGTGGCCTTGGCCCTATTGGCCTTTTGGGCCCTAGGGCTCGGCCTCATGGGGGCCATATTATCGGTCCTCGGGGCCTATGCGGCCCAAGCGACCCTCATGGTCCTTTTGCAGGCATCGGCGCTCTCGGGGCGAGCGGACCTAGGGCTTTTAAAAGCCCTATACGCCCGCATATGGCTCCCGCTCCTGATGGGGCTGCCGTACTTCATATCGACCTTGGATGCGTTCGCATTAGCCCTTGTCTCCAGATCGCCCGAGGCCCTCGCCTTCCACAAGGTCGCCTATTCCGTGGCCACGTTCGGGATGCATACGGCATACCTGTCGATAGGGCTATATCCGAAGCTATTGGCCGGGGGCGGAGCGAAGGACGTTGAAAGGGCCCTGAGGTTATCGCTGATGTTCTCCATACCGGCCTCCGTGGGCCTATTCGCCCTAGCCGGGCCGATACTCCGCGTCTTCAGGCCCGAATACGGGGCCGCGGCGCCGCTTTTGATGATCATGACCCCCTTGGCCGTTTCGGCCTCGTTGAACAACATCTGGGGCGGGGTCATAGCCGGATCCGAGAGGGTCGATGTGGATATGAACGCATCTCCCGAGGCCCTGTTGAGGAGCAAGCTCATGGCTTGGCCAGCCATTTGGTTCGCCCGCGGGGCCCTCCTGATCGCCCTAGTTGCGGTCCTTGTAGCCATCCTGCCCGGCTCGGTCCCTTTGCCCTACGCCCTCTCCGCGGCGCTTGGCTGCTCGCTCGCGAACCTGATCGCGGATGCCTCGGCGGCGATCATAGGCTATAGGATGGCCAAAGGGGCCTTGAGGTTCTCCTTCCCATGGAGGGGTTTGGCCAAGTACCTGTTGGCATCGATCCCGATGGGCGTCTTGGTCTGGCTCCTAGATCCCAAGAGGGCCCTCGAAGTCCTGATGGCCGTCGCCATGGGCGCCGCCATCTATTCGGCGGCGCTCCTTACGATCGATGAGGAGTTCAGGGGGATATTAAGCGAGGGCAAGAGGTTGCTCATGGGATCGATGCGCTAGGAAGGTGCTCAATCGGATCCGCATCTCCCTCAACGGGGGATGGAAATCAATCGATATTCAGCGCTCCCTAGGCCCACTTCCTCGGCGAACCTTATGTGATCCATCGCATCGATCCCGAATACCTCCTTGAAGGATTTTCCCATTCCTCCCTCGATCAGGTCCACCGAGGCCGCATCGATCGCCACTGGGTCGTTCGATATCAATATCCCGATGTCCTCACATATGATCGGCAGGGCATCGACCGCGCAATCGCAGTACTTGGTGATCTTCAAGGCGACGTTTATGTAAAGCGCCTCCTTCCCCATTAGGCAAGCCTTGGCCCCGAGAGCCAAGAGGCGATTAAAGTCGTCCACCTTATAGGAGAGGGCCTCGCGGGGGCACCCCCTTACGCAGCGCCCGCAGCCCAAGCAGGCGCCGTAGTCTATGACCCAATCCTCGCCGATACAAATAGCCTTTTCCCCATGGGTTTCATCGGATGGGCAGAGCGCTTCGCAGGTCCCGCAGAGGTCGCATTTGCTCCTATCGATAACGGGCTTACCCCCATCGTGGATATACCTCTTACTCCTATCGGATAGTCCGCCCATTCCCAAGTTCTTTATCGCCGCACCAAGCGCGGTGATCGTATGCCCCTTGGCGTGAGAGATCGCAACCACTCCCTTGGAGCGATATAGCTCCTCCGCGACCTCAAAGGAATGCCCGCCCAATTCAACGTTCACGCCCTCGTTGCCTATGATTATTGGATGGCCCAATCCCCAGAAGCCGTTCATCCTAGCGGTTTCCAAGTATTTCTCCTTCGTGTCGCGGCCCCCCTCATAGCAGGGCAGGGTATCGAATAGGAATGGCTTGGCCCCCGCTCGGCTCAACTCATCACATACGAGCTTCACGATCCCCGGCTCCACGTACCATTTGTTTCCGCGCTCCCCCATGTGGAGCTTGACCGGAATGGTTTCCCCGCGGAACCTCCCCAAATTGAAGAGCCTCAGGGCATCGGGAAGCCTCGCGAGCTCCCCGGCCGGAACGAATACGACCTCGCTCACGGATCACGAATCCGGTGCTTGGGGGATATAAAGCGTTGACCCGCGGCAGGGGCTTCCGACCACCCCTGCGAACTTCATGTGAGTATCTCCAGAACCCTCCCCTGCCTCAGGGCATCCTTGATCTCGACGGCGATCCTCCTCCCGGTGTACATCCCCTCGCCGTACTTAAGGTAGGCATATGGGGATGTCCCGATCTCAACGTTCGTCCCGGCCACGATCCGAGCCGAGATCTCGAACGTGAATATCTCCAGATCATCAGTTATAACGGTTTCGAGGCAGAAGGGTCCTATGATCCCCGGCGGAGCTAGCTCCCTCGCAGCCCTTTGCACGCTATCCCCCATCCTCATCAGCTCAGGCAGAAGCGACTCCCTCAGCGTCAATGGGATGTTGCCAACGATCGTATAGGTCGGGCTTATGCCCATCCAGAGCTGCTCATCGGCCGGTATCCTCCCCATGGCATCGACGGTGGACTCGTAGCGCTTATCGACCCCGAAAAATTCCACGTCCCCCCGAATTATCGAGGAGAAGTAGTGAGGATATACGTTAACCCCTAGGACGTATTCTTGAAGGTGGATCCGCTCGACATCGTCCCTGAGGAGTAGGCCGCGGCCGACCATTTCCTCGAACTTCCTACGAAAGGACTCGGAGGAGTTGGCGAGGAAATACCCCCTTCCTCCCCTAGCCCCCGGGAGCTTCGCAATCACCAATCGATCGATCTCCTCCGGCCCCTTGAACGTCCTCGGAATCTTAAGGCCGGCCCTATTCAGCCACTCCTCCTGACCCTCCCGGCTCGCCTCCCATCTGAGCAGGTGGCGGTTCCCGAAAATCGGGACCCGCAGCTCCTCGGTCAATTGTTCCATGCTTAAGTAGGCCGTGAAGGATCCATGGGGAACTAGAACAGTGTTTAGCTCCCTCAGCCTTTCTTGGACGCGATCATCCATGAGCTCCGAGAAATCTTCAACGATGAGGAGTTCGTCTGCGAGCGGGAATTTCTTATAAACTATGGCATCGCCCTCCTTGCAGATGCAAACGGTCCTGAGGCCCTCCTCCTTCGCCCCCTTGAAGATGTTCAACGCCGAATGAGAGCCGATGGTCCCTATGGCCAGCTTTTCCAAATCATACTCGCTTATTATCTCGGCTATATCCCCCTTCGTTATCATGTCACTATATCCTCGAGCCTTCCCATCTCGATGGCCCGCTTTATCTCCATGGCGACCCTCCTTCCGGGGCCCACCTCCATCCCATACTTATATTTCATATAGGGCGATGTCGGCTCGACGCATGGGCATCCCGGGACCCTCGGGCTTACATCGAAGACGTAGAACTCCAAATCCTTCGTGATCGCCCCTTGGAGGGCGAAAAGCCCAATGATCCCGGGCGGGTACTCCTTCTTGCAGATCTCGACGAACCTCTCGCCAGCTTCGAATATCCTCTCCAGCTGGCTCTCCCTTATGGTCACGCCGAAGTGTCCTATCTCCACGTTCTGGACCACTATCCCGAGCTCCAGCTGCTCCTCCGCCGGCAGATCCAAGACGCCATCCAAGTTCGTTTGTATCCTCTTATCCAGCCCTAGGAGGTCCAATTCGTCCGTCAGCGGGGACCAGAAGAAGTTGGCGTTGAACTTCGCTCCGATGACGTACTCCTCTATGATCGCCTTTTCCAAAGCCTCCGGGCTTATCACGCCCCTTCGGATCCGCTCCCCCGCCTTCCTTTCGAACTCGCTCGGGGAGGATGCATAGAAGAAGGCCCTCTCGATCGCCCTCTCCCTCTCCGGGACCTTCACTATGACCAAGCGATCTATTTCCCTATAGGACTTGAAGGCCTTCGGGGTCGGTATACCGGCCTCCCTAAGCAAGTAATACTGGTCCCTAGGAACGCCCCGCTCCTCCACCTTCAGCATATATCTGTTGCCCATTATGGGGACCGCGAATCTCTCCTCTATATCCTCATAACCCACGTACACGGAGAAGGAGCGGTTCGGGACGAAGATCGTGAATAGCTCCCTTAGCCTCCGCAAATTCTCCTCCTTCATGATGTCCTTGAACTTGTCGAGGAGGAGGATGTGGTCGAATAGGTTTTTGTAATATTTCGCATACGTCCTTTCGCGACCCCTTTGGCAGACCGCTACGGTTTCGAAGCCCTCCTGCTTCGCGCCATGTGCGATCTCGAGGGCCGAGTGCGAGCCAAGGACCCCTATCCTGATTCGGCGCTTATCGTATTCTGAAAGGATTCTCTCGATTTCGCTTTTTGTGATCATTTTTCACCGAGCTCGTACTCCCTATATTCCCTCAATATCTCCGGGAGCTTCGGAACGTCGAACATGATCCTACCGGTGAAGTGGTTCGCCGCCGACATATATACCTGGCTTATGATCCTCTTCAGTCTCGGGTCCAGCTTGGGCGGCCCCCTTCCAACGAGTCCCCTCCAATCCCTAATCCCTTCGGCCGCCGCCCTCCTCTTCGCCTCCTCCACCTCCCTCGCCCACTCCGTCCCCCTATAGTAGGCCCGCGCCATCTCCTTGCTAACGTGCAACCCATCGTATGTGAACCTGCATTCGTCGAGCGTGCCGACGACGTCCACTACCATTAGCTCCCTACGCGGATCGAAGGCCAATTCCACCTTGCCATCCTCGTTGACCAATCCCGCCCCCTCGGCCATCTCGGTAATGGTTTCATCGATCCTCAAGAGCAAAGCCTTGATCTCCTCCAGCTCACCATCCGTTAGGCCGGATATCCGCTGCGCCTCCCCCCAGCTCAGGTATCGATCCGCCTCCTCCAATTTCGTGCTCACGTCGAAGATCGGCTTTTGGAGCCTCTCACCAGCCCTTGGGTAATGGTCCAAGCCCAGCTCCTCGAGCGTGACTTGGCCCCTCTCAAGTCTTTTGAAAACCGATGAGCCCTCGGGCAAGCCGTTTCGATACATAATCTCGAGCGGGATTAGGAAATTCCTAAGCGAGGGCGTGAAGATGCCATAATCGTATTTTAGCTTGCCGCCCTCGACATAGGCCCTCGGCTTATAAACGTTGACGAGATCGAACTCCATGACCTTCGTGGGCCGTTCCAACTCATCAAAGCGCACGACCCGCCCCTTCGAATCCACCAAGCCCCTGTAGTGCGTCCTGATCCCCTTGCCCTCAAGCCTCTCAAAGCAACATGCGCCCATGAGGCATAGCGCGGCGCCCTTCCCATCGATCAGATCGGGCATCTCTCCCCAATCGAAGACCGAATAGCGATCCGAGAAGTGGAACCTCCCAATGCCCATTTCCTCGCGCGTGGGCCCCCTGATAACCTCCAGATCCTTGACGCTGCCCATGGGCGGCTTCCCAATCCCAGATGGGGCCTAGCCCTTTAAATCTCTCCCCTTCCGGCTCGCGATCCACAAGCGATTAGAAGGGATTCTTGCCCCTCAAGCTCCCATTTTTCTCCATTGGGCGGCGATAGGCCGTGAGTCATCGGAGCCCGAAGGAGCGGCGTTGGCCTTCATCGCTTCCCCCTGCGCATCCTCTGGATTATCTCCGCCACCCTGAGGTTCACCTCGGAAACGATGGCCTCCTTCCTATCGGGATCCTTTATCATCAATGTCAAAATCAGGGAGGTGGATTTCGGCTCCCTGC
This region of Candidatus Bathyarchaeia archaeon genomic DNA includes:
- a CDS encoding glycosyltransferase family A protein, whose amino-acid sequence is MASESLGAVGSGPPRILAIICAKDERPYLAKCLDALLAQSAPGLSIIVVDDGSIDGTYDLARSYANRHEAIRVLRRPRAKGGKARAHGIPIAEAFNYAVASVDLRGFDYLAKIDADVVLSDGYLEELLRAFESDPRLGLAAGQTINEPTGDPRGGNRVFRMACWLEASWGGRMPEVPAEDTYTALRAMLKGWRVRLIPRAECLHLRPNRLKPFGRKLAEAFWRGAACRMLGYHPLLFLGRLALSALRPPGPLGALAGLGGWAYAKAMGYEAEPELRAFVRRIQARRVAEAAALGPAGLLKRYRVGAGSKESRGT
- a CDS encoding glycosyltransferase family A protein, translated to MAELKAQMVPIAIGMPVYNRAKTLPRVLDSILELDYDRRKLRLIFVDNRSSDGSFELLEEFGSRWRGGFEAILIVRERGNIPFARNRCIDLMGGAVALLFLDSDVVLKPWALKRMLELMEGADITSLQYGPPPRGRKRGPKYVSDVGMGCTLIKREVFNAIGRFDEGLPVGEDTDFCLRAVEAGFRIILDDSESLEHLGRGETGPLGLLAGSARKRAVYARLLSRRVYRRRFALYSFLDLCLPLSALASPAFAIPITAYFALQLAKSRSPGWALASTANALILPPLALIGLLESRRAGPAGSRGGARPRGD
- a CDS encoding glycosyltransferase family A protein, which encodes MYCPPVLALVPTRDGGRYIGAAIRSLCDQTVRPRILVIDDASRDDTPRILESFGERIEVLRLSHDLPRDFRRIPSVVNEGLKRRRGEPYIMIAHDDCTYPPGYIEAILSEFSRDPSLVVASGGIKGAAGRDKAPVGAGRIIRADFLDEVGGRFPENDAWESWLLFKALRAGRRIACLDWIEFDHNRPYGRGSLWASGRGLYELGYPFSFVLARSLKTLLIGDYPLASRWHILYTPLGYLEMWLKGRPRIDDPDLMEFVREVHRGRLRRFPMKLLRRILLRRAGEAPGA
- a CDS encoding DUF362 domain-containing protein, whose product is MSEVVFVPAGELARLPDALRLFNLGRFRGETIPVKLHMGERGNKWYVEPGIVKLVCDELSRAGAKPFLFDTLPCYEGGRDTKEKYLETARMNGFWGLGHPIIIGNEGVNVELGGHSFEVAEELYRSKGVVAISHAKGHTITALGAAIKNLGMGGLSDRSKRYIHDGGKPVIDRSKCDLCGTCEALCPSDETHGEKAICIGEDWVIDYGACLGCGRCVRGCPREALSYKVDDFNRLLALGAKACLMGKEALYINVALKITKYCDCAVDALPIICEDIGILISNDPVAIDAASVDLIEGGMGKSFKEVFGIDAMDHIRFAEEVGLGSAEYRLISIPR
- a CDS encoding formate--phosphoribosylaminoimidazolecarboxamide ligase, with protein sequence MITKGDIAEIISEYDLEKLAIGTIGSHSALNIFKGAKEEGLRTVCICKEGDAIVYKKFPLADELLIVEDFSELMDDRVQERLRELNTVLVPHGSFTAYLSMEQLTEELRVPIFGNRHLLRWEASREGQEEWLNRAGLKIPRTFKGPEEIDRLVIAKLPGARGGRGYFLANSSESFRRKFEEMVGRGLLLRDDVERIHLQEYVLGVNVYPHYFSSIIRGDVEFFGVDKRYESTVDAMGRIPADEQLWMGISPTYTIVGNIPLTLRESLLPELMRMGDSVQRAARELAPPGIIGPFCLETVITDDLEIFTFEISARIVAGTNVEIGTSPYAYLKYGEGMYTGRRIAVEIKDALRQGRVLEILT
- a CDS encoding formate--phosphoribosylaminoimidazolecarboxamide ligase family protein → MITKSEIERILSEYDKRRIRIGVLGSHSALEIAHGAKQEGFETVAVCQRGRERTYAKYYKNLFDHILLLDKFKDIMKEENLRRLRELFTIFVPNRSFSVYVGYEDIEERFAVPIMGNRYMLKVEERGVPRDQYYLLREAGIPTPKAFKSYREIDRLVIVKVPERERAIERAFFYASSPSEFERKAGERIRRGVISPEALEKAIIEEYVIGAKFNANFFWSPLTDELDLLGLDKRIQTNLDGVLDLPAEEQLELGIVVQNVEIGHFGVTIRESQLERIFEAGERFVEICKKEYPPGIIGLFALQGAITKDLEFYVFDVSPRVPGCPCVEPTSPYMKYKYGMEVGPGRRVAMEIKRAIEMGRLEDIVT
- a CDS encoding phosphoribosylaminoimidazolesuccinocarboxamide synthase, whose protein sequence is MGSVKDLEVIRGPTREEMGIGRFHFSDRYSVFDWGEMPDLIDGKGAALCLMGACCFERLEGKGIRTHYRGLVDSKGRVVRFDELERPTKVMEFDLVNVYKPRAYVEGGKLKYDYGIFTPSLRNFLIPLEIMYRNGLPEGSSVFKRLERGQVTLEELGLDHYPRAGERLQKPIFDVSTKLEEADRYLSWGEAQRISGLTDGELEEIKALLLRIDETITEMAEGAGLVNEDGKVELAFDPRRELMVVDVVGTLDECRFTYDGLHVSKEMARAYYRGTEWAREVEEAKRRAAAEGIRDWRGLVGRGPPKLDPRLKRIISQVYMSAANHFTGRIMFDVPKLPEILREYREYELGEK